The Arachis hypogaea cultivar Tifrunner chromosome 19, arahy.Tifrunner.gnm2.J5K5, whole genome shotgun sequence genome has a window encoding:
- the LOC112775216 gene encoding ran-binding protein 1 homolog b translates to MSSADPEHREEDEAPAPADDEDTGAQVAPIVKLEEVAVTTGEEDEDVILDLKSKLYRFDKDGNQWKERGAGTVKFLKHKATGKVRLLMRQSKTLKICANHLILATMSVQEHAGNDKSCVWHARDFADGELKDELFCIRFPSVENCKSFMETFQEVAESQKKEEGEEGSAAAGLLEKLSVEEKTDAKKKDEKSEEKESKTQQETKADAEKEGEEPASSA, encoded by the exons ATGTCGAGCGCCGATCCCGAACACCGGGAAGAGGATGAAGCACCCGCTCCCGCCGATGACGAAGACACCGGAGCTCAGGTTGCTCCCATCGTCAAACTCGAGGAGGTTGCTGTCACTACCGgcgaagaggacgaagatgtcatcCTCGATCT GAAATCGAAGCTTTACCGATTCGACAAGGATGGGAATCAGTGGAAGGAGCGAGGCGCAGGTACCGTCAAGTTCCTGAAGCACAAGGCTACTGGCAAGGTTAGGCTTCTCATGAGGCAATCCAAAACCCTCAAGATCTGCGCCAATCATCTCA TTTTAGCTACTATGTCCGTGCAAGAGCATGCTGGGAACGATAAATCTTGCGTCTGGCATGCAAGGGACTTTGCTGACGGCGAACTCAAGGATGAGCTCTTCTGCATCCGATTCCCTTCAGTTGAAA ATTGCAAAAGCTTCATGGAAACATTCCAAGAAGTTGCAGAGTcccagaagaaagaagaaggagaagaaggatcCGCAGCAGCTGGTCTTCTTGAGAAATTGAGTGTTGAAGAGAAGACAGATGCAAAGAAGAAAGACGAGAAGTCTGAGGAAAAAGAATCCAAAACACAACAGGAAACTAAGGCGGATGCAGAGAAGGAAGGTGAAGAGCCTGCTTCATCAGCTTGA